A genomic stretch from Desulfonispora thiosulfatigenes DSM 11270 includes:
- a CDS encoding GspE/PulE family protein, which produces MEKRKRLGDLLVSAGLILPEQLQDAIKLQKNTGKKLGEILVDENIIDEKDIIKTLEVQLGIPYINLERYYINPEVPRLINENLARRYLLVPVKKSNNKLTVVMADPLNIFAIDDVSIATGLEVIIAISSKQEILNAIDYYYGTESAEKAVADFKNQYDIDNLTDINDEVLSEINNAPVVRLVNSIIKQAIKTKASDIHIEPYEKNVRVRFRIDGQLQEIMAPEKSTHSPIITRIKIMGKMNIAEKRVPQDGRLETNVDGRDIDLRISTLPTSYGEKVVMRLLDRSTFLMSKSKIGFSDQNLEIFNRIIQKPSGIILVTGPTGSGKTTTLYSILRELNSEQKNIVTVEDPIEYNLEGINQVQVNLKANLTFANVLRSILRQDPDIIMIGEIRDEKTAQIAIRAAITGHLVLSTMHTNDSPSTVVRLVDMGIRPYLVSSSVFGVISQRLVRKICPECKKSYFPDEIERKLLSIDEKTPLYKGEGCSYCNYTGYKGRTAVHEIMAVNKEIRLEIDQNKSIDLLKQTAIEQGMIPLKENCIQLVLEGITTVEELINVSYNLD; this is translated from the coding sequence ATGGAAAAGAGGAAAAGGCTAGGAGATTTACTAGTATCTGCAGGATTAATCTTACCCGAACAACTTCAGGATGCCATTAAGCTACAAAAAAATACAGGCAAAAAACTTGGAGAAATTTTAGTTGATGAAAACATTATAGATGAAAAAGATATAATAAAAACCTTAGAAGTACAGCTAGGAATACCCTATATTAATTTAGAAAGGTATTACATAAATCCAGAAGTACCTAGATTAATAAATGAAAACTTAGCAAGAAGATATCTGCTCGTACCTGTTAAAAAAAGTAATAATAAATTAACGGTCGTTATGGCTGATCCCTTAAATATATTTGCCATAGACGATGTAAGTATCGCTACTGGTTTAGAGGTTATTATTGCTATTTCATCTAAACAAGAAATCTTAAATGCTATAGATTATTATTATGGAACGGAAAGTGCGGAAAAAGCAGTTGCAGATTTTAAAAATCAGTATGATATTGATAACTTAACTGATATAAATGATGAAGTTTTAAGCGAAATAAATAATGCCCCTGTTGTTAGATTAGTTAATTCTATTATTAAACAGGCCATTAAAACTAAAGCAAGTGATATACATATAGAGCCTTATGAGAAAAATGTCAGAGTTCGTTTTCGGATAGACGGACAATTACAAGAAATAATGGCGCCGGAAAAATCCACCCATTCTCCAATAATTACGAGAATTAAAATAATGGGAAAAATGAATATTGCAGAAAAAAGAGTACCTCAAGATGGCCGTCTAGAAACTAATGTAGACGGAAGGGACATAGATTTGCGTATTTCAACCTTGCCTACCTCATATGGTGAAAAGGTTGTAATGAGGCTATTAGATAGAAGTACTTTTTTAATGTCTAAAAGTAAGATAGGTTTCTCTGATCAAAACTTAGAAATTTTCAATCGTATCATACAAAAGCCTAGTGGAATTATTTTAGTAACTGGCCCCACAGGTAGCGGAAAAACTACAACTTTATATTCAATTTTAAGAGAATTAAATAGCGAACAAAAAAACATAGTTACCGTAGAAGATCCAATTGAATATAATTTAGAGGGTATAAATCAAGTACAAGTAAATCTTAAAGCAAATTTAACCTTTGCAAATGTCTTAAGATCAATATTAAGGCAAGACCCGGATATCATTATGATTGGGGAAATAAGAGACGAAAAAACAGCTCAGATTGCAATTAGAGCCGCTATTACAGGTCATCTTGTATTAAGTACTATGCATACCAATGATTCACCCTCAACCGTTGTACGTTTAGTAGATATGGGAATAAGACCCTATTTAGTTTCATCTTCTGTTTTTGGTGTTATCTCTCAAAGGTTAGTACGTAAAATATGTCCAGAATGTAAAAAATCTTATTTTCCAGATGAAATTGAGAGAAAATTACTAAGTATAGATGAAAAAACGCCTTTATATAAAGGAGAAGGTTGTAGTTACTGTAATTATACAGGATATAAAGGGCGCACAGCAGTTCATGAAATAATGGCTGTTAATAAAGAAATAAGACTCGAAATTGATCAAAATAAAAGTATAGACCTTTTAAAACAAACTGCTATAGAGCAGGGCATGATTCCTCTTAAAGAAAATTGTATTCAATTAGTTTTAGAAGGTATAACTACAGTCGAAGAATTAATCAACGTATCTTATAACTTGGATTAG
- a CDS encoding type IV pilus twitching motility protein PilT, giving the protein MLKKNASDLHITVGIPPILRVSGSLHKINDRPLSPQDTDNFVQELLNENQLLTLRENGELDLSFSAAGLGRFRINIYRQRGSYSLAIRTVALNIPSIDDLGFPPILKELAMKQRGLILVTGPTGSGKSTTLASMIDYINTKRSCHILTLEDPIEYLHKHNKSIVNQREIGNDSKSFSNALRSALRQDPDVILVGEMRDLETISIAITAAETGHLVLSTLHTVGAAKTIDRIIDIFPSNQQQQIKVQLSSVLEGIISQQLLEKVGVQERVAALEIMVANSAIRNQIREGKTHQLQTNIQTGRKFGMNTMDNAILELYNQGLVDRKTALTFAVDRDSLNKLMGI; this is encoded by the coding sequence GTGTTGAAAAAAAATGCGTCTGATCTGCATATAACTGTGGGTATTCCACCAATTTTAAGGGTTAGTGGTAGTCTTCATAAAATAAATGATAGACCTTTATCTCCCCAAGATACAGATAATTTTGTGCAAGAATTACTTAATGAAAATCAACTTTTAACATTAAGAGAAAATGGAGAACTAGATTTATCCTTTTCAGCTGCAGGACTTGGAAGGTTTAGGATAAATATTTATAGGCAAAGAGGTAGTTATAGTTTAGCTATCAGAACCGTTGCCTTAAATATTCCTTCAATTGATGATTTAGGGTTTCCACCGATATTAAAAGAACTTGCTATGAAACAAAGAGGACTTATTTTAGTTACAGGACCAACGGGAAGTGGGAAATCAACAACGCTAGCTTCTATGATTGATTATATTAATACAAAAAGAAGCTGTCATATCCTTACCTTAGAAGATCCAATTGAATATCTTCATAAACATAATAAAAGTATAGTTAATCAAAGAGAAATTGGTAATGATTCAAAGAGTTTTTCTAATGCCTTGCGTTCTGCTTTAAGACAAGATCCTGATGTCATTTTAGTTGGTGAGATGCGTGATTTAGAAACAATTAGTATTGCTATTACTGCAGCTGAGACAGGTCACTTAGTACTTTCTACTTTACATACTGTAGGTGCAGCAAAAACAATTGATAGAATCATAGATATATTTCCTTCTAATCAGCAACAACAAATTAAAGTTCAGCTTTCAAGTGTTTTAGAAGGCATTATTTCTCAGCAACTATTAGAAAAGGTTGGAGTACAAGAAAGAGTAGCAGCCTTAGAAATCATGGTTGCAAACTCGGCCATTAGAAATCAAATACGTGAAGGAAAAACACATCAATTACAAACAAATATTCAAACTGGGAGAAAGTTTGGCATGAACACCATGGATAATGCAATTTTAGAACTTTATAATCAAGGATTAGTAGATCGTAAAACTGCCCTTACTTTCGCCGTAGATCGAGACAGTTTAAACAAATTAATGGGAATATAA
- a CDS encoding type II secretion system F family protein: MPTFKYKAINKNGEKIQDNYTAKTKVEVLTMLRQNNYQPISIEEIIEGQHTLSLNFMNKVKTKDISIFCRQFYTMLNAGITVLNCLDTLKTQTENKKLRSVINQIYEDVQKGLTFSESIRKYNDTFPDLLINMVEAGEVSGTLDIIMERMAVHFEKENKINNKVKGAMMYPLILSIVSILVVVFLLIFIMPTFVGMFEGSGVELPLPTRILLSISETIQTYWYILVAFLIALVFLVKRYITTDKGHFFVDHLKFKIPVLKDLTQKVVTSRFTRTLSTLLTSGIPLIQALEIVAKIVGNVVAEKGILNAKEEVRKGVDLATPIKQIGIFPPMLDNMIHIGEESGALDDVLEKTANFYDDEVETSLQKMTTLLEPLMIILMALVIGAIVIAMVLPMFKMMETVNT; the protein is encoded by the coding sequence ATGCCCACTTTTAAATATAAGGCTATAAATAAAAATGGTGAAAAAATACAAGATAATTATACCGCAAAGACAAAAGTCGAAGTTTTAACGATGCTTAGGCAAAACAATTATCAACCTATTAGTATTGAAGAAATTATCGAAGGACAACATACATTATCTTTAAACTTTATGAATAAAGTAAAGACAAAAGATATCTCTATTTTTTGTCGCCAATTTTATACTATGCTAAATGCAGGGATAACAGTTTTGAATTGTTTAGACACATTAAAAACGCAAACTGAAAACAAGAAATTACGTAGTGTAATTAACCAAATATATGAAGATGTTCAAAAGGGATTAACATTTTCAGAATCTATCCGTAAATATAATGATACATTTCCAGATTTATTAATTAACATGGTTGAAGCAGGAGAAGTTAGTGGAACCTTGGATATTATCATGGAACGTATGGCAGTACACTTTGAAAAAGAAAATAAAATTAATAATAAAGTAAAGGGTGCGATGATGTATCCCCTAATTCTAAGTATTGTCTCTATTTTAGTAGTAGTTTTTTTATTAATTTTTATTATGCCTACTTTTGTGGGTATGTTTGAAGGAAGTGGAGTAGAGCTCCCGCTTCCTACGAGAATATTACTTTCAATTAGTGAAACTATTCAAACTTATTGGTATATCCTTGTAGCTTTCTTGATTGCACTAGTTTTCTTAGTGAAAAGATATATTACTACGGATAAAGGACATTTTTTCGTTGACCACCTTAAGTTTAAAATTCCTGTTTTAAAAGACTTAACCCAAAAAGTAGTTACTTCTAGGTTTACGAGAACCTTATCGACTTTATTAACAAGTGGTATACCCTTAATTCAAGCTTTAGAAATAGTAGCCAAGATTGTGGGTAATGTTGTCGCAGAAAAAGGAATTTTAAATGCAAAAGAAGAGGTACGCAAAGGAGTAGATTTAGCTACTCCGATTAAACAAATAGGGATTTTCCCTCCGATGTTAGACAACATGATTCATATTGGTGAGGAATCAGGAGCTTTAGACGACGTCCTTGAAAAAACGGCTAATTTTTATGATGATGAAGTTGAAACATCCTTGCAAAAAATGACCACTTTATTAGAACCTTTAATGATTATCCTGATGGCTTTAGTCATTGGTGCAATTGTTATAGCCATGGTTTTACCAATGTTCAAAATGATGGAAACTGTAAACACCTAA
- a CDS encoding type IV pilin protein, which yields MMNKQLTKKIKNKKGFTLVELIVVIAVLGIIAAIAVPNYLGIQKEARIKSDSSTAASIVKAARLQHSVDEKVVTGLKDATTPGTNPLKVEYFDGTKTPQSGGTFELSYNSDGKYEVKWTSDATKGDGKTYTYIEGADKATTPPPSNG from the coding sequence ATGATGAATAAGCAACTTACAAAAAAAATTAAGAACAAAAAAGGTTTTACCTTAGTAGAATTAATTGTCGTAATTGCGGTCCTAGGTATTATCGCAGCTATAGCCGTACCGAACTACTTGGGGATTCAGAAAGAAGCAAGAATTAAATCGGACTCTTCGACCGCAGCTTCAATTGTCAAGGCAGCAAGATTACAGCATTCGGTAGATGAAAAAGTAGTAACTGGTTTAAAAGATGCTACCACTCCTGGTACTAATCCATTAAAAGTAGAATATTTTGACGGAACTAAAACACCGCAATCAGGTGGAACATTTGAATTATCATATAACTCCGATGGAAAGTACGAAGTTAAATGGACTTCAGATGCAACCAAAGGTGATGGTAAAACCTATACCTATATCGAAGGAGCAGATAAAGCAACTACCCCTCCTCCTTCAAATGGTTGA
- a CDS encoding prepilin peptidase, giving the protein MIYFVFFIGLLIGSFLNVCIYRLPHHESIAFPPSHCTRCETNLRPGDLVPVLSYLLARGKCRYCGEKISLQYPVIELLNAILYILFFLKYGFTIIFLKYAILASLLLVIAVIDYHLQIIPDECNLFGLIVSGAFIIFYNFSYTSLIDAIFGLLLGGGIFLVIALVSKGGMGGGDIKLMGVLGLALGVKDILLITFLSFIIGAVFSLFLLGFKLKKRKDPIAFGPFISVAALITMLYGTNIIKWYLHLILG; this is encoded by the coding sequence ATGATTTACTTTGTGTTTTTTATTGGACTATTAATTGGCTCATTTTTAAATGTATGTATTTATCGTCTTCCACATCATGAATCCATAGCTTTTCCGCCTTCTCATTGCACGCGGTGTGAGACTAATTTACGGCCAGGGGATTTAGTGCCCGTACTTAGTTATTTATTGGCTAGGGGTAAATGTCGGTATTGTGGAGAAAAGATTTCTCTACAATATCCTGTGATTGAACTACTTAATGCCATACTTTATATTTTATTTTTCCTAAAGTATGGCTTTACAATTATTTTCTTAAAATATGCAATTTTAGCAAGTTTGCTGTTAGTTATTGCAGTTATTGATTACCACTTGCAAATTATACCTGATGAATGTAACCTTTTTGGTCTCATTGTATCAGGTGCTTTTATTATATTTTATAATTTTTCGTATACTTCCCTAATTGATGCAATATTTGGTCTTTTATTAGGTGGAGGGATATTTTTAGTAATAGCTCTTGTTTCCAAAGGTGGTATGGGGGGCGGAGATATTAAGTTAATGGGAGTTTTAGGACTAGCCTTAGGGGTTAAAGATATTCTTTTAATTACATTTTTATCTTTTATTATTGGGGCAGTTTTTTCCCTTTTCTTGCTAGGTTTTAAACTTAAAAAGCGTAAAGATCCAATTGCATTTGGTCCTTTTATTAGTGTTGCAGCTCTTATTACAATGCTGTATGGCACAAATATTATAAAATGGTATCTACACTTGATTTTAGGGTAA
- the pilM gene encoding type IV pilus assembly protein PilM, whose amino-acid sequence MFAKKTISIEIGTATTKVVIGKSRKNNINIEQVWKIPTPVDTFDDGEIVNLNVMIETLDKFLDENKIKLKEVVFTLQSTKAITREIIIPYVKKEEDLTQMVQLEIEQYLPIRLEDYIIEYRILEELITEESKNLVILIVALPKNIVEGYLNLTEVLKLKPISLDINATAVTKFSPEELVKNNENTDLDKTVALLDCGYEYLNLTIIENGIMRFTRLLNYGGKDIDMSLANVFNLSLQEAEERKLEYADLTDTVFVNDSQNMVNENIKTSIDTWIQEIQKVFRFYSSRKVGNKIDEIYLYGGSSNIPGMPEYLDKMMNIPTFKINKVHNVNLDNLPGEIVVGDYLNAIASLKGR is encoded by the coding sequence TTGTTTGCTAAAAAAACAATTTCCATAGAAATAGGAACAGCTACCACAAAAGTCGTAATTGGAAAATCTAGAAAAAATAATATAAACATAGAACAAGTTTGGAAAATTCCTACTCCAGTAGATACTTTTGATGATGGCGAAATAGTTAATCTTAATGTAATGATTGAAACCTTAGATAAATTTTTGGATGAAAATAAAATTAAGTTAAAAGAAGTAGTTTTTACCCTGCAAAGCACAAAAGCGATAACCAGGGAAATTATTATTCCCTATGTTAAGAAAGAAGAAGACTTAACCCAGATGGTTCAGCTAGAAATAGAACAGTATTTACCCATTAGATTAGAAGATTACATAATTGAGTATAGAATATTAGAAGAACTAATTACTGAAGAATCCAAAAACTTAGTGATTTTAATTGTAGCCTTACCTAAAAATATAGTAGAAGGGTATTTGAATTTAACAGAGGTTTTAAAATTAAAGCCTATTTCATTAGATATTAATGCTACTGCAGTCACTAAATTTTCACCCGAAGAACTTGTCAAAAACAATGAAAATACTGACCTAGATAAAACCGTAGCTCTTTTAGATTGTGGATATGAATATCTTAATCTTACCATCATTGAAAACGGAATTATGCGATTTACCAGATTGTTAAATTATGGCGGAAAAGATATTGATATGAGTTTAGCTAATGTTTTTAACCTTTCTTTACAAGAAGCAGAAGAAAGAAAGCTTGAATATGCAGATTTAACAGACACTGTTTTTGTAAATGATTCTCAAAATATGGTCAACGAGAATATAAAGACAAGTATTGATACCTGGATTCAAGAAATTCAAAAAGTATTTCGCTTTTATTCAAGTCGTAAAGTAGGTAACAAAATAGATGAAATTTATTTATATGGAGGTAGTTCAAATATTCCAGGTATGCCTGAGTACCTAGATAAAATGATGAATATACCTACATTTAAAATTAATAAAGTACATAATGTTAATTTAGATAATTTACCTGGAGAAATAGTTGTAGGGGATTACTTAAATGCCATAGCATCCCTGAAAGGAAGGTAA
- a CDS encoding PilN domain-containing protein — translation MRDINFFSYYIDRKGSSKKKLYILISTLAIFILFTGITTTQILKANHLEKKINLVQAELSNPEMLKKAKEIEKKKEKVDLLRKHYNIVKKINQQIVEVDKFHSHQLEVIADSLPQQSFIKDISVDNETIKIQGIATNNIAVAELEHNLKKTLLFDDVHVDIINDESASEEMTSAGNKQFNLICTFFKDVNNGETN, via the coding sequence ATGCGTGATATTAACTTTTTTTCGTATTATATAGATAGAAAAGGATCTTCAAAGAAAAAACTATATATTTTAATAAGTACGCTAGCAATATTTATTTTATTTACAGGTATAACAACAACTCAAATTTTAAAAGCAAATCACCTAGAAAAAAAAATTAATCTTGTTCAAGCTGAATTAAGTAATCCAGAAATGCTAAAAAAGGCCAAAGAAATTGAAAAGAAAAAAGAAAAAGTAGACCTATTACGAAAGCACTATAATATAGTGAAAAAAATTAATCAACAAATAGTTGAAGTGGACAAATTTCATAGTCATCAGTTAGAAGTAATAGCAGATTCTTTGCCCCAACAATCATTTATAAAGGATATTTCTGTAGATAACGAGACAATTAAAATTCAAGGCATAGCTACTAATAATATTGCAGTAGCTGAGTTAGAACATAATTTGAAGAAAACACTCTTATTTGATGATGTTCATGTTGACATTATTAATGATGAAAGTGCAAGTGAAGAAATGACGAGTGCAGGAAATAAGCAGTTTAACCTTATATGTACTTTTTTTAAGGATGTGAATAATGGTGAAACTAACTAA
- a CDS encoding type IV pilus modification PilV family protein — protein sequence MFKDIKNSQGITLIEIILSLAILGIIIYPISTLFITSINSNIAARDYLTATQLAQKYMEKVVADPTYYMNMTEKKTTEIEGDLQVIVYEPTEVSKGYDFHDSGISATKTINASNISDGYKIVFDNSNIESTKIICDANTIKTISIANDSDQLAKIYMIYPKGNTNRVFINILKGKVAIFENLEELDSINENKNTVYKLKVQVKKDDTMLTELVRLKTID from the coding sequence ATGTTTAAAGACATCAAAAATTCACAAGGTATAACCTTAATCGAAATTATTTTAAGCTTAGCAATTTTAGGAATAATTATTTATCCTATTTCAACTTTATTCATAACTAGCATTAATAGTAATATCGCTGCCAGAGATTATTTGACTGCTACTCAATTAGCTCAAAAATATATGGAAAAGGTAGTAGCTGATCCTACTTATTATATGAATATGACAGAAAAAAAGACGACAGAAATAGAAGGAGATCTACAGGTTATAGTCTATGAGCCGACGGAAGTTAGTAAGGGATATGATTTCCATGATTCTGGTATTAGTGCAACTAAAACAATTAATGCATCTAATATAAGCGATGGATACAAGATTGTGTTTGATAATTCTAATATAGAAAGTACTAAAATAATTTGTGATGCTAATACAATAAAAACAATAAGTATAGCTAATGATTCGGATCAATTAGCAAAAATTTACATGATTTACCCTAAAGGCAATACAAATAGAGTTTTTATTAATATACTAAAAGGTAAAGTAGCTATATTTGAAAATCTAGAAGAGTTAGATTCAATAAATGAGAATAAAAATACTGTCTATAAACTTAAAGTTCAAGTGAAAAAAGATGATACGATGTTAACAGAACTTGTAAGACTAAAAACTATAGATTAG